A region from the Brassica napus cultivar Da-Ae chromosome C8, Da-Ae, whole genome shotgun sequence genome encodes:
- the LOC106372082 gene encoding cytochrome P450 83B1-like (The RefSeq protein has 1 substitution compared to this genomic sequence) produces MDLLLIIAAMVAVAAFFLLRSSTKKSLQLPPGPKGLPIIGNLHQMEKFNPQHFLFRLSKLYGPIFTMKIGGRRLAVISSAKLAKELLKTQDLNFTARPLLKGQQTMSYQGRELGFGQYTAYYREMRKMCMVNLFSPNRVASFRPVREEECQRMMEKIYKAADQSGTVDLSELLLSFTNCVVCRQAFGKRYNEYGTEMKRFINILYETQALLGTLFFSDLFPYFGFLDNLTGLSARLKRAFKELDTYLQELLDETLDPSRPKPETESFIDLLMQIYKDQPFSIKFTHENVKAMILDIVVPGTDTAAAVVVWAMTYLIKYPEAMKKAQDEVRNVVGDKGYVSEEDIPNLPYLKAVIKESLRLEPVIPILLHRETIADAKIGGYDIPAKTIIQVNAWAVSRDTAAWGDNPNEFIPERFMNEQKGVDFKGQDFELLPFGSGRRMCPAMHLGVAMVEIPFANLLYRFDWSLPTGIKPEDIKMDVMTGLAMHKKDHLVLAPRTHI; encoded by the exons ATGGATCTCTTCTTGATTATTGCCGCCATGGTAGCAGTCGCAGCCTTCTTCCTCCTCCGGAGCTCCACGAAGAAATCTCTCCAGCTGCCTCCGGGGCCAAAAGGTCTTCCTATTATTGGAAACCTCCACCAGATGGAGAAATTTAACCCCCAACACTTCCTCTTTCGTCTCTCCAAGCTCTACGGTCCAATTTTCACAATGAAAATCGGTGGACGCCGCCTTGCAGTGATCTCATCGGCTAAGTTAGCCAAGGAACTCCTCAAGACCCAGGACCTCAATTTCACCGCTCGTCCTCTCCTGAAGGGGCAACAAACGATGTCATATCAAGGTCGTGAGCTTGGTTTCGGACAGTACACAGCGTACTATCGTGAGATGAGGAAGATGTGTATGGTTAACCTATTCAGCCCAAATCGCGTCGCAAGTTTCCGACCCGTTAGAGAAGAAGAGTGCCAACGTATGATGGAAAAGATCTACAAAGCCGCTGATCAATCAGGGACCGTTGATTTAAGTGAGCTTCTCTTGTCATTCACCAACTGTGTCGTCTGTAGACAAGCTTTTGGTAAGCGGTATAACGAGTACGGAACCGAGATGAAGAGATTCATAAACATCTTGTACGAGACTCAAGCCCTTTTGGGCACTCTGTTTTTCTCCGACCTTTTCCCTTATTTCGGATTTCTTGACAATCTCACTGGTCTTAGTGCGCGTCTCAAGAGAGCTTTCAAGGAGCTCGACACTTACCTTCAAGAACTCCTCGATGAGACTCTTGACCCTAGCCGCCCTAAACCTGAGACGGAGAGTTTCATTGATCTTTTGATGCAGATCTACAAAGATCAACCTTTCTCCATCAAATTTACCCACGAAAATGTCAAGGCCATGATATTG GATATTGTTGTACCGGGAACTGACACTGCGGCAGCAGTGGTCGTATGGGCCATGACTTACCTTATAAAGTACCCTGAAGCAATGAAGAAAGCTCAAGATGAAGTGAGGAATGTGGTCGGTGACAAAGGATACGTCTCCGAAGAAGACATCCCCAATCTCCCTTATCTGAAGGCCGTCATCAAGGAGTCACTCCGTCTCGAACCAGTCATCCCAATTCTTCTACATAGAGAAACCATAGCAGACGCAAAGATAGGTGGCTATGATATTCCGGCGAAGACCATCATTCAGGTGAACGCATGGGCGGTTTCTCGTGACACAGCCGCCTGGGGAGACAACCCTAATGAGTTCATTCCAGAGAGGTTCATGAACGAGCAGAAAGGAGTGGACTTCAAGGGGCAAGATTTTGAGCTCCTACCTTTCGGGTCAGGCAGAAGAATGTGCCCCGCTATGCATCTTGGAGTCGCAATGGTAGAGATACCTTTTGCTAACCTTCTCTACCGATTCGATTGGAGCCTACCGACAGGGATTAAACCTGAGGACATAAAGATGGACGTCATGACCGGACTCGCTATGCATAAGAAAGATCACCTCGTCCTTGCACCAAGGACGCACATTTGA
- the LOC106372082 gene encoding cytochrome P450 83B1-like isoform X1, with protein sequence MDLFLIIAAMVAVAAFFLLRSSTKKSLQLPPGPKGLPIIGNLHQMEKFNPQHFLFRLSKLYGPIFTMKIGGRRLAVISSAKLAKELLKTQDLNFTARPLLKGQQTMSYQGRELGFGQYTAYYREMRKMCMVNLFSPNRVASFRPVREEECQRMMEKIYKAADQSGTVDLSELLLSFTNCVVCRQAFGKRYNEYGTEMKRFINILYETQALLGTLFFSDLFPYFGFLDNLTGLSARLKRAFKELDTYLQELLDETLDPSRPKPETESFIDLLMQIYKDQPFSIKFTHENVKAMILDIVVPGTDTAAAVVVWAMTYLIKYPEAMKKAQDEVRNVVGDKGYVSEEDIPNLPYLKAVIKESLRLEPVIPILLHRETIADAKIGGYDIPAKTIIQVNAWAVSRDTAAWGDNPNEFIPERFMNEQKGVDFKGQDFELLPFGSGRRMCPAMHLGVAMVEIPFANLLYRFDWSLPTGIKPEDIKMDVMTGLAMHKKDHLVLAPRTHI encoded by the exons ATGGATCTCTTCTTGATTATTGCCGCCATGGTAGCAGTCGCAGCCTTCTTCCTCCTCCGGAGCTCCACGAAGAAATCTCTCCAGCTGCCTCCGGGGCCAAAAGGTCTTCCTATTATTGGAAACCTCCACCAGATGGAGAAATTTAACCCCCAACACTTCCTCTTTCGTCTCTCCAAGCTCTACGGTCCAATTTTCACAATGAAAATCGGTGGACGCCGCCTTGCAGTGATCTCATCGGCTAAGTTAGCCAAGGAACTCCTCAAGACCCAGGACCTCAATTTCACCGCTCGTCCTCTCCTGAAGGGGCAACAAACGATGTCATATCAAGGTCGTGAGCTTGGTTTCGGACAGTACACAGCGTACTATCGTGAGATGAGGAAGATGTGTATGGTTAACCTATTCAGCCCAAATCGCGTCGCAAGTTTCCGACCCGTTAGAGAAGAAGAGTGCCAACGTATGATGGAAAAGATCTACAAAGCCGCTGATCAATCAGGGACCGTTGATTTAAGTGAGCTTCTCTTGTCATTCACCAACTGTGTCGTCTGTAGACAAGCTTTTGGTAAGCGGTATAACGAGTACGGAACCGAGATGAAGAGATTCATAAACATCTTGTACGAGACTCAAGCCCTTTTGGGCACTCTGTTTTTCTCCGACCTTTTCCCTTATTTCGGATTTCTTGACAATCTCACTGGTCTTAGTGCGCGTCTCAAGAGAGCTTTCAAGGAGCTCGACACTTACCTTCAAGAACTCCTCGATGAGACTCTTGACCCTAGCCGCCCTAAACCTGAGACGGAGAGTTTCATTGATCTTTTGATGCAGATCTACAAAGATCAACCTTTCTCCATCAAATTTACCCACGAAAATGTCAAGGCCATGATATTG GATATTGTTGTACCGGGAACTGACACTGCGGCAGCAGTGGTCGTATGGGCCATGACTTACCTTATAAAGTACCCTGAAGCAATGAAGAAAGCTCAAGATGAAGTGAGGAATGTGGTCGGTGACAAAGGATACGTCTCCGAAGAAGACATCCCCAATCTCCCTTATCTGAAGGCCGTCATCAAGGAGTCACTCCGTCTCGAACCAGTCATCCCAATTCTTCTACATAGAGAAACCATAGCAGACGCAAAGATAGGTGGCTATGATATTCCGGCGAAGACCATCATTCAGGTGAACGCATGGGCGGTTTCTCGTGACACAGCCGCCTGGGGAGACAACCCTAATGAGTTCATTCCAGAGAGGTTCATGAACGAGCAGAAAGGAGTGGACTTCAAGGGGCAAGATTTTGAGCTCCTACCTTTCGGGTCAGGCAGAAGAATGTGCCCCGCTATGCATCTTGGAGTCGCAATGGTAGAGATACCTTTTGCTAACCTTCTCTACCGATTCGATTGGAGCCTACCGACAGGGATTAAACCTGAGGACATAAAGATGGACGTCATGACCGGACTCGCTATGCATAAGAAAGATCACCTCGTCCTTGCACCAAGGACGCACATTTGA